From the Pseudomonadales bacterium genome, one window contains:
- the recN gene encoding DNA repair protein RecN — protein sequence MLTHLLISNYAVAERLEIDFQPGMTVITGETGAGKSILLDALALALGDRADSASIREGAERAEIHVEFDLTHQPEVRAWLAEQELDNGEAHCLLRRTLLRDGRSRAYLNGQPVPLTLLRDLGHQLIDIQGQHAHQRLLRREVQTALLDGYAMAQAEAEQVAAFCQRWRQVQTQLRAREEENAATLARRELLEFQHTELEAAQPLPGEYAQLEAEQRLLANAESILQLGHQALGALRGDDDGNLLQGLRRLRQLLADWLRQGGTLPILTELVEGAAIQLEEAATLLDRYLDELEVDEARLRAVDERLTTLHRLARKHQVPVDELASLLASLDAQLQRLHSVEGETAQLQAELEQIAQGYQTAATALGDKRRQAAPRFAAAVTARLRRLSLPDARFELQLTDSASDLPRPEGQQSVEFLIVTNPGMPPRPLGKVASGGELSRIGLAVQVTAATTVATPTLVFDEVDVGIGGGVAEVVGQALHELAEHGQLLCVTHQPQVAAQADHHLQVVKQVIDGRAATRLVELDREARTQEVARMLGGTQISARALEHARELVARGAQSSRAAES from the coding sequence ATGCTGACACATTTGCTGATTTCAAATTATGCCGTGGCCGAACGGCTCGAAATCGACTTTCAGCCAGGCATGACCGTGATCACCGGCGAGACCGGTGCCGGCAAGTCGATTCTGCTCGATGCGCTGGCGCTGGCGCTCGGTGACCGTGCCGACAGCGCCTCGATCCGCGAAGGGGCCGAGCGTGCCGAGATCCACGTCGAATTCGACCTGACCCACCAGCCCGAAGTGCGCGCCTGGCTGGCCGAACAGGAGCTCGACAACGGCGAGGCACACTGCCTGCTGCGTCGCACGCTGCTGCGCGATGGCCGCTCCCGCGCCTACCTGAATGGACAGCCGGTGCCACTCACCCTGCTGCGCGATCTGGGGCATCAGTTGATCGACATCCAGGGTCAGCATGCCCATCAACGACTGCTGCGCCGCGAAGTGCAGACCGCGCTGCTCGATGGTTACGCCATGGCCCAAGCGGAGGCGGAACAGGTGGCCGCATTCTGCCAGCGCTGGCGGCAGGTGCAGACGCAGCTTCGAGCGCGCGAGGAGGAAAATGCCGCCACGCTGGCGCGGCGCGAATTGCTGGAGTTCCAGCACACCGAACTCGAAGCGGCCCAGCCGCTGCCCGGCGAATATGCCCAGCTCGAAGCCGAGCAGCGGCTGCTGGCCAATGCCGAATCGATCCTGCAGCTGGGCCATCAGGCGCTGGGCGCGCTGCGCGGCGATGACGACGGCAACCTGCTGCAGGGGCTGCGCCGTCTGCGTCAGTTGCTGGCCGACTGGCTGCGGCAGGGCGGCACGCTGCCGATCCTGACCGAGCTGGTGGAAGGCGCCGCGATCCAGTTGGAGGAGGCCGCCACGCTGCTCGACCGTTACCTCGACGAACTCGAGGTGGACGAAGCCCGGCTGCGTGCCGTCGACGAGCGGCTCACCACCCTGCATCGGCTGGCGCGCAAGCATCAGGTTCCGGTCGATGAACTGGCATCGCTGCTGGCGTCGCTCGATGCACAGTTGCAGCGGCTGCACTCGGTCGAGGGTGAAACCGCGCAGTTGCAGGCCGAGCTGGAGCAGATCGCGCAGGGGTATCAGACCGCCGCCACCGCCCTGGGCGACAAGCGGCGCCAGGCCGCCCCCCGCTTCGCGGCGGCGGTGACCGCCCGGCTGCGGCGGCTCAGCCTGCCCGATGCCCGCTTCGAACTGCAACTGACCGACAGCGCCAGCGACCTGCCGCGTCCAGAGGGTCAGCAGAGCGTCGAATTCCTGATCGTCACCAACCCGGGCATGCCGCCGCGACCACTCGGCAAGGTGGCTTCGGGAGGTGAGCTTTCCCGCATCGGTCTGGCGGTGCAGGTGACCGCCGCCACCACGGTCGCCACGCCCACCCTGGTGTTCGATGAGGTGGATGTCGGCATTGGCGGTGGCGTGGCCGAAGTGGTCGGCCAGGCACTGCATGAGCTGGCCGAACACGGGCAACTGCTCTGCGTGACCCATCAGCCGCAGGTGGCGGCCCAGGCCGACCACCACCTGCAGGTGGTCAAGCAGGTGATCGATGGCCGTGCCGCCACCCGGCTGGTGGAGCTGGATCGAGAGGCGCGCACCCAGGAGGTGGCGCGAATGCTGGGCGGGACACAGATCAGCGCACGGGCGCTCGAACATGCCCGCGAGCTGGTGGCCAGGGGCGCGCAGTCATCCCGGGCTGCCGAAAGTTAG
- the fur gene encoding ferric iron uptake transcriptional regulator, with product MSNQALRNAGLKVTLPRVKILQLLEVSNRRHMSAEDVYKALLATGEDVGLATVYRVLTQFEAAGLVIRHHFEGGNSVFELSDVDHHDHIVCIKCDRVEEFSDAVVEARQEKISAEMGYELTGHSFYLYGICPQCRGAKP from the coding sequence ATGTCCAACCAGGCGCTGAGAAACGCCGGCCTCAAGGTCACGCTGCCGCGTGTCAAGATTCTGCAGCTGCTCGAAGTATCGAATCGGCGGCACATGAGCGCCGAGGATGTCTACAAGGCGCTGCTGGCGACCGGCGAGGATGTCGGTCTGGCGACGGTCTACCGGGTGCTGACCCAGTTCGAGGCGGCGGGGCTGGTCATCCGCCACCACTTCGAGGGCGGAAACTCGGTCTTCGAACTCTCCGATGTCGACCACCACGACCACATCGTCTGCATCAAGTGCGACAGGGTCGAGGAGTTTTCCGATGCCGTGGTCGAAGCGCGGCAGGAGAAAATCTCCGCCGAGATGGGCTATGAGCTGACTGGTCACAGCTTCTATCTCTACGGCATCTGCCCCCAGTGCCGGGGCGCCAAGCCCTAA
- a CDS encoding outer membrane protein assembly factor BamE, with product MQKVKLLILALFPFILWGCSSTHDFRFPFAYRIDIQQGNLVKPEAVAALKSGMTTQQVRYLLGSPMLTDPFHPDRWDYWYDLQAADGRTERQHLILYFTQGKLARVERDNAPPPAKSE from the coding sequence ATGCAAAAGGTTAAGCTGCTGATTTTGGCCCTGTTTCCGTTTATTTTGTGGGGCTGTTCGAGCACGCACGACTTCCGTTTTCCGTTTGCCTACCGCATCGACATCCAGCAGGGCAACCTGGTCAAGCCCGAGGCGGTGGCCGCGCTCAAGAGCGGCATGACCACCCAGCAGGTGCGCTATCTGCTCGGCTCGCCGATGCTGACCGATCCCTTCCACCCCGACCGCTGGGACTACTGGTACGACCTGCAGGCCGCCGATGGGCGCACCGAACGCCAGCATCTGATCCTCTACTTCACCCAGGGCAAGCTGGCGCGGGTCGAGCGCGACAACGCACCGCCGCCGGCCAAGTCAGAGTGA
- a CDS encoding RnfH family protein has protein sequence MAKGRIRVEVVHALAQRQRLIELEVAEDCTALQAVEQSLITLEFPEIDLDHCRMGIFSQPIEAPAQHRLREADRVEIYRPLRIDAKSRRRQRAAIRKKQRARGRSL, from the coding sequence ATGGCAAAGGGCAGGATCAGGGTCGAGGTGGTCCATGCACTGGCGCAGCGACAGCGGCTGATCGAACTGGAGGTGGCCGAAGACTGCACGGCGCTGCAGGCGGTCGAGCAGTCGCTCATCACGCTGGAGTTTCCCGAGATCGATCTGGATCACTGCCGAATGGGGATCTTTTCGCAGCCGATCGAAGCACCGGCGCAGCACCGGCTGCGAGAGGCAGACCGGGTGGAGATCTACCGGCCATTGCGGATCGATGCCAAGAGCCGGCGGCGCCAGCGCGCCGCGATCAGGAAAAAACAGCGCGCTCGCGGACGCTCACTCTGA